Proteins encoded in a region of the Desulfuromonas acetexigens genome:
- a CDS encoding 4Fe-4S dicluster domain-containing protein codes for MSSARIEVIEKYCKGCSICVEFCPKQVLEMDAFVVTVARPQDCIACMQCELRCPDFAIKVHKD; via the coding sequence ATGAGCAGTGCAAGAATTGAAGTCATCGAAAAGTACTGCAAGGGGTGTTCGATCTGCGTCGAATTTTGCCCGAAACAGGTACTGGAGATGGACGCTTTCGTGGTTACGGTTGCCAGGCCTCAGGACTGCATCGCTTGCATGCAATGCGAACTGCGGTGTCCTGACTTTGCCATCAAGGTACACAAAGATTAA
- the mdh gene encoding malate dehydrogenase, which produces MARAKIALIGGGQIGGVLAQLCALRELGDVVLFDIVEGLPQGKCLDIAEASPVDGFDVCLKGTNDYKDIEGANVVIVTAGLPRKPGMSRDDLIEVNSKIMTSVAEGIKKYAPQSFVIIISNPLDAMVTLCQKVTGFPYERVIGQAGVLDSARFKAFIAWELGVSVKDVVAMTLGGHGDDMVPLVRYASVQGIPVMELLEQKYGSAAKAAEVMEAMVKRTRGAGGEVVALLKTGSAFYSPASSAIAMAESILKDQKRVLPSCVYLNGEFGVKGYFVGVPTVLGEKGVERILQFKLDATEQAMMDKSVNAVKELVSSMK; this is translated from the coding sequence ATGGCAAGAGCGAAAATCGCACTTATCGGTGGCGGACAAATTGGTGGCGTTCTGGCTCAACTCTGCGCCCTGCGCGAACTCGGCGACGTCGTCCTGTTCGACATCGTCGAAGGCCTGCCCCAGGGCAAGTGCCTCGACATCGCCGAAGCTTCTCCCGTTGACGGCTTTGACGTTTGCCTGAAAGGCACCAACGACTACAAAGACATCGAAGGCGCCAACGTCGTCATCGTTACCGCCGGCCTGCCCCGTAAACCCGGCATGAGCCGCGACGATCTGATCGAAGTCAACAGCAAGATCATGACCTCGGTCGCCGAAGGCATCAAGAAATACGCTCCCCAATCTTTCGTCATCATTATCTCCAATCCTCTCGATGCAATGGTTACCCTCTGCCAGAAGGTCACCGGCTTCCCCTACGAGCGCGTTATCGGCCAAGCCGGCGTTCTTGACTCGGCCCGGTTCAAAGCCTTCATCGCCTGGGAACTGGGCGTATCGGTCAAAGACGTTGTCGCTATGACCCTCGGCGGCCACGGCGACGACATGGTACCTCTGGTCCGTTATGCCAGCGTTCAGGGCATCCCGGTCATGGAACTGCTCGAGCAGAAGTACGGCAGCGCCGCCAAGGCCGCTGAAGTTATGGAAGCCATGGTTAAGCGCACCCGTGGTGCCGGTGGTGAAGTTGTCGCCCTGCTCAAAACCGGCAGCGCATTCTACAGCCCGGCCTCTTCCGCCATCGCCATGGCGGAGTCGATTCTCAAAGACCAGAAGCGGGTTCTGCCCAGCTGCGTTTATCTCAACGGCGAATTCGGCGTCAAAGGCTACTTCGTCGGCGTTCCCACCGTCCTTGGCGAGAAGGGTGTCGAGCGTATCCTGCAGTTCAAACTGGATGCCACCGAGCAGGCCATGATGGACAAATCCGTCAATGCGGTCAAAGAACTTGTCAGCAGCATGAAGTAA
- a CDS encoding NADP-dependent isocitrate dehydrogenase — MTTKTATIIWSEIDEAPALATYSLLPMVQKFLKGSGVNVETRDISLSGRIIANFPESLTKEQQIPDFLAQLGELTQSPDANIIKLPNVSASIPQLQDAIKELQEKGYKIPDYPEEPKNDADKALQVRFAKCLGSAVNPVLREGNSDRRAAASVKKFAQKNPHKMMQPWPENSKTRVAHMTDNDFYASETSVTVPAATKVTYEFVGKDGSVKVLKKDMPLQAGEVLDSSSIRIAALRKFFAEQIEVAKKDGVLLSLHLKATMMKISDPYMFGQCVTVFYKDVFDKYGDVFKEIGVNISNGLGDVYAKIKRLPEAKRAEIEAAIMDVYKTRPALAMVDSRKGITNLHTPNDVIIDASMPVVVRDGGRMWNLEDKLQDTIAMIPDRCYATIYKTIIEDCQKHGQFNPATMGHTSNVGLMAQKAEEYGSHDKTFFAPADGKIRVVDASGKVLLEQTVEEGDVFRSCQTKDEPIRDWVKLAVSRAKASGAPAIFWLDDRRGHDAQIIQKVNTYLKDHDTSGLDIRIMRPDDAMKLACERARAGKDTITCTGNALRDYLTDLFPIIELGTSARMLSIVPLLKGGGLFETGAGGSAPKHVEQFLKEGHLRWDSLGEYCALVPSLELAVKQTGNEKVQLFADTLDEAVTKYLENAKAPSRKVNEIDNRGSNFYLIMYWAQALAAQTKDAEIAKRFAKVAADMAANEAKINQELLAAQGKPVDIGGYYRPDPVKTAKAMCPSATLNAIIEAM; from the coding sequence ATGACAACGAAAACAGCAACGATTATCTGGTCCGAAATTGACGAAGCCCCGGCGCTGGCGACCTACTCCCTGCTCCCCATGGTGCAGAAGTTCCTTAAGGGATCCGGCGTCAATGTTGAAACCAGGGACATCTCCCTCTCGGGCCGTATCATCGCGAACTTTCCCGAAAGCCTGACCAAAGAGCAGCAGATTCCCGACTTTTTGGCGCAACTGGGTGAACTGACCCAGTCCCCCGACGCCAACATCATCAAACTGCCAAACGTCAGCGCTTCCATCCCCCAGTTGCAAGACGCCATCAAAGAACTGCAAGAAAAAGGCTATAAAATTCCGGACTATCCGGAAGAACCCAAAAACGACGCTGACAAGGCCCTGCAGGTACGCTTCGCCAAATGCCTGGGCAGCGCCGTCAACCCGGTATTGCGTGAAGGGAACTCCGACCGTCGCGCCGCTGCTTCGGTCAAGAAATTCGCCCAGAAAAACCCGCACAAAATGATGCAGCCCTGGCCGGAGAACTCCAAAACCCGCGTCGCCCATATGACCGACAACGATTTCTACGCCAGTGAAACTTCCGTTACCGTTCCCGCCGCGACCAAAGTCACCTATGAGTTCGTCGGCAAGGACGGCAGCGTCAAGGTCCTGAAAAAAGACATGCCGCTGCAAGCCGGTGAGGTTCTGGACTCATCTTCCATAAGGATTGCAGCTCTTCGCAAGTTCTTTGCAGAGCAGATTGAGGTCGCGAAAAAGGACGGCGTATTGCTCTCCCTGCACCTCAAAGCAACCATGATGAAAATATCCGACCCTTACATGTTTGGGCAATGCGTCACCGTTTTCTATAAAGACGTTTTCGATAAATATGGCGATGTCTTCAAGGAAATCGGCGTTAACATCAGCAACGGCCTGGGCGACGTCTATGCCAAGATCAAACGCCTGCCCGAAGCCAAGCGCGCCGAAATCGAAGCGGCCATCATGGACGTCTACAAAACCCGTCCGGCCCTGGCGATGGTCGACTCCCGCAAAGGCATCACCAACCTGCATACCCCCAATGATGTCATCATCGACGCCTCCATGCCGGTCGTGGTGCGCGACGGCGGCCGCATGTGGAACCTGGAAGACAAACTCCAGGACACCATCGCCATGATTCCCGACCGCTGCTACGCCACCATCTACAAAACCATCATCGAAGACTGCCAGAAGCACGGCCAGTTCAACCCGGCGACCATGGGCCATACTTCCAACGTCGGCCTGATGGCGCAGAAAGCCGAGGAATACGGCTCTCATGACAAAACCTTCTTCGCCCCGGCGGACGGGAAAATCCGCGTGGTCGACGCCTCCGGCAAAGTCCTGCTGGAGCAGACGGTGGAAGAAGGGGACGTTTTCCGTTCCTGCCAGACCAAGGACGAGCCGATTCGTGACTGGGTCAAACTGGCGGTCTCCCGCGCCAAGGCTTCCGGCGCCCCCGCCATCTTCTGGCTCGACGACCGTCGCGGCCACGATGCCCAGATCATCCAGAAGGTCAATACCTACCTGAAGGATCACGACACCAGCGGGCTCGACATCCGCATCATGCGTCCCGACGATGCGATGAAGCTGGCTTGCGAACGCGCCCGCGCCGGCAAAGACACCATCACCTGCACTGGTAACGCCCTGCGTGACTACCTGACCGACCTCTTCCCGATCATCGAGCTCGGTACCAGTGCCCGCATGCTCTCCATCGTTCCCCTGCTCAAAGGCGGCGGACTCTTCGAAACCGGCGCCGGCGGTTCCGCGCCCAAGCATGTCGAGCAGTTCCTCAAAGAAGGGCACCTGCGTTGGGACTCCCTGGGTGAATATTGCGCCCTGGTCCCCTCTCTCGAACTGGCGGTCAAACAGACCGGCAACGAAAAAGTTCAGCTCTTCGCCGACACCTTGGACGAGGCGGTCACCAAGTATCTGGAAAACGCCAAGGCGCCTTCCCGTAAGGTGAATGAAATCGACAACCGCGGCAGCAACTTCTACCTGATCATGTACTGGGCACAGGCCCTGGCCGCCCAGACCAAGGATGCCGAGATCGCCAAGCGTTTCGCCAAAGTCGCCGCCGACATGGCCGCGAACGAAGCCAAGATCAATCAGGAACTGCTCGCTGCTCAGGGCAAGCCGGTCGATATCGGCGGCTACTATCGCCCCGACCCGGTCAAAACGGCCAAAGCGATGTGCCCCAGCGCGACGCTGAACGCAATCATTGAAGCGATGTAA
- a CDS encoding 2-oxoacid:acceptor oxidoreductase subunit alpha: MAKKVAVIQGNTACALGAVYAGCNFFGGYPITPSTEVAEVMSEQLPKVGGKFIQMEDEIGAIASCIGASLAGSKALTATSGPGVSLKQELIGYACIAEVPLVIINVMRGGPSTGMPTGPGQSDVQQAKWGTHGDHATIALVPSTIPEIFSETVRAFNLAEKYRMPVQVLFDEIVGHMREPIEFPEPGELEVINRTAPSVPPEKYKPYDTSFGDVPPLAAFGSDYRFHVTGLNKAQDGFPTTKAEYVDAEERRQVRKVESPENAAAIEKNEEYKCDDAEVLIFAYGSTARSARYAVNKLREEGIKAGLFRPITLWPFPEKRVADLGKQVKGIVVPEMNLGQMILEVERVTKGSCALGGVHRVDGEPINPDQIMSKVKEVM, from the coding sequence GTGGCTAAAAAAGTTGCTGTTATTCAGGGGAACACTGCGTGCGCCCTGGGGGCTGTGTATGCCGGATGTAATTTTTTCGGCGGCTACCCTATCACTCCGTCTACTGAAGTTGCCGAGGTCATGTCCGAGCAACTTCCCAAGGTTGGCGGTAAATTTATTCAGATGGAAGACGAGATCGGAGCAATCGCGTCCTGCATCGGCGCTTCACTGGCCGGCTCCAAAGCCCTGACTGCGACCTCGGGTCCTGGTGTCTCCCTTAAGCAAGAACTGATCGGCTATGCCTGTATCGCCGAAGTCCCTCTTGTCATCATCAACGTCATGCGCGGTGGTCCGTCGACCGGCATGCCGACCGGCCCCGGCCAGTCCGACGTGCAACAGGCCAAATGGGGTACCCATGGCGATCACGCGACCATCGCGTTGGTTCCCTCCACCATTCCGGAAATCTTCTCCGAAACGGTTCGTGCTTTCAATCTGGCTGAAAAATACCGCATGCCGGTACAGGTACTGTTCGATGAGATCGTTGGCCACATGCGTGAGCCGATCGAGTTCCCCGAGCCGGGCGAACTGGAAGTCATCAACCGTACCGCCCCCTCCGTTCCGCCGGAAAAATACAAGCCTTACGACACCTCCTTTGGAGATGTACCGCCCCTGGCCGCCTTCGGCAGCGACTATCGCTTTCACGTCACTGGCCTGAACAAAGCCCAAGACGGCTTCCCGACCACCAAGGCCGAATACGTTGACGCCGAAGAGCGCCGTCAGGTTCGCAAGGTGGAATCCCCGGAGAATGCTGCCGCCATCGAGAAGAACGAAGAATACAAATGTGACGACGCCGAGGTGTTGATTTTTGCCTACGGCTCTACTGCCCGTAGTGCTCGCTACGCGGTCAACAAGCTGCGTGAAGAAGGCATCAAGGCCGGCCTGTTCCGCCCGATCACCCTCTGGCCCTTCCCCGAGAAGAGAGTCGCAGATCTGGGTAAGCAGGTTAAAGGCATCGTCGTTCCGGAAATGAACCTGGGGCAGATGATTTTGGAAGTTGAGCGTGTCACCAAAGGCAGCTGTGCCCTTGGCGGTGTCCACCGGGTTGACGGCGAGCCGATCAATCCCGACCAGATTATGAGTAAGGTCAAGGAGGTAATGTAA